A section of the Leminorella richardii genome encodes:
- a CDS encoding FAD-dependent oxidoreductase → MHENEFDVIVIGGGIAGSSCALQLARAGISVLLLERGAVAGSKNLSGGRLYAYSLASLIPDFAQSAPLERQITREKLSMLTQDSAVTLDYQHPPFAADATSYSVLRARFDPWLMAQAEQAGAQCLTGVQVDGLIVEQGVVKGVTIGEDRLYASAVVLAEGANTLLGERHGLISKPAPDTMAIGVKQTLALPSDEIEARFALRQGEGAAWMLAGAATKGQPGGGFLYTNRDTLSFGVVCPLAQFDGDNEGPLALLENLKAHPSLNPLLKGAEVVEYGARLIPEGGLNSLPALSGAGYVVVGDAARLCLNCGHTVRGMDLAILSAQAAAQTLIDARHRSDFSTASLGKYQENLETVGLWALLKRYQRLPDMLLETPRLFTQYPKACADLMRDLYEISSRPGLPLRSTLWKHARRIGLMNLIKDLIRGGRCL, encoded by the coding sequence ATGCATGAGAACGAGTTTGACGTCATTGTCATCGGCGGAGGCATCGCAGGCAGTAGCTGCGCCTTGCAGCTTGCCCGCGCGGGAATAAGCGTTCTGCTGCTGGAAAGGGGCGCCGTCGCCGGTTCCAAGAACCTCAGCGGCGGCAGGCTTTATGCCTACAGCCTGGCGTCGCTTATTCCCGACTTTGCCCAAAGCGCGCCGCTGGAGCGGCAAATCACCCGCGAAAAGCTCTCGATGCTGACGCAGGACAGCGCGGTTACCCTTGACTATCAGCATCCTCCCTTTGCTGCTGACGCCACCTCCTACAGCGTGCTGAGGGCTCGATTCGACCCTTGGCTAATGGCGCAGGCAGAGCAGGCCGGCGCCCAGTGCCTGACCGGCGTTCAGGTAGACGGACTCATCGTTGAACAGGGTGTCGTTAAGGGTGTCACGATTGGGGAAGACCGCCTGTACGCAAGCGCAGTGGTTCTGGCCGAGGGCGCCAATACGCTCTTGGGCGAGCGGCACGGCTTAATCAGCAAGCCAGCGCCCGACACGATGGCTATCGGCGTCAAGCAGACGCTGGCTCTTCCCTCTGACGAAATCGAAGCGCGCTTTGCCCTGAGGCAGGGAGAAGGAGCGGCCTGGATGCTGGCGGGCGCTGCGACAAAGGGGCAGCCGGGCGGCGGCTTTCTGTACACAAATAGAGATACCCTCTCCTTCGGCGTTGTCTGTCCGCTCGCGCAATTTGACGGAGACAATGAGGGCCCGCTGGCGCTTTTAGAAAACCTGAAGGCGCATCCTTCGCTAAACCCGCTGCTGAAGGGCGCTGAAGTCGTTGAGTACGGCGCAAGACTCATCCCGGAAGGCGGTTTAAACAGTCTGCCCGCGCTGTCTGGCGCAGGCTACGTCGTCGTCGGCGACGCGGCGAGGCTGTGCCTAAACTGCGGGCATACCGTGCGGGGAATGGATCTGGCCATACTCTCTGCACAGGCCGCCGCTCAAACGCTTATTGACGCCCGCCATCGGAGCGATTTCAGCACCGCTTCCCTAGGAAAATATCAGGAAAATCTGGAAACTGTCGGGCTCTGGGCTCTGCTTAAACGCTATCAGAGACTGCCGGACATGCTGTTAGAAACGCCCCGCCTGTTTACTCAGTACCCTAAGGCCTGCGCCGATCTTATGCGCGACCTGTACGAAATCAGTAGTCGGCCGGGCCTGCCGCTGCGCTCCACCCTGTGGAAGCACGCTCGTCGTATAGGGCTGATGAATCTGATAAAAGACCTGATCCGCGGAGGGCGCTGCCTGTGA
- a CDS encoding ferredoxin family protein — protein sequence MSVCPARLYQQSEDGSLSVDFHGCLECGACRLLCDKETLAQWGYPEAGYGITMRFG from the coding sequence GTGTCTGTCTGCCCCGCTAGGCTTTATCAGCAATCAGAGGACGGCAGCCTGAGCGTCGACTTTCACGGCTGCCTAGAGTGCGGTGCCTGCCGCCTGCTGTGCGACAAAGAAACGCTGGCACAGTGGGGCTATCCCGAAGCGGGATACGGCATTACGATGCGGTTTGGTTAA
- a CDS encoding glycerol-3-phosphate responsive antiterminator has protein sequence MSILSLLNQHPIIAAVKDTESLNTALQSECKIISVLYGNICNIGTIVQKIKKAGKFAFIHVDLLDGTSNQEIVINFLKLVTDADGIISTKASMIKAAKAQGFYGIHRLFLLDSISFHSIDKQVAQSKPDCIEILPGCMPKVLGWVAESVNLPIIAGGLVCDREDATNALNAGAVAVSTTNTGVWQLKL, from the coding sequence GTGTCCATACTGTCGTTGTTAAATCAGCATCCTATTATCGCCGCCGTTAAAGATACCGAAAGCCTGAATACCGCCCTACAGTCAGAGTGTAAGATTATTTCCGTTCTGTACGGCAATATCTGCAATATCGGCACCATCGTTCAGAAAATAAAAAAGGCGGGCAAGTTTGCCTTCATTCACGTCGATCTGCTGGACGGCACGTCAAATCAAGAAATCGTCATTAACTTTCTCAAGCTGGTGACTGACGCTGACGGCATTATCAGTACCAAAGCATCGATGATTAAAGCGGCTAAAGCGCAGGGATTTTACGGCATTCACCGGCTGTTCTTACTCGACTCCATCTCTTTTCACAGCATCGACAAACAGGTTGCCCAGTCCAAACCGGACTGTATCGAAATCCTGCCCGGCTGTATGCCTAAGGTGTTGGGGTGGGTTGCCGAAAGCGTTAATCTTCCGATTATCGCCGGCGGGCTGGTTTGCGATCGCGAAGATGCCACCAATGCCCTGAACGCGGGAGCCGTCGCCGTTTCTACAACCAACACCGGCGTTTGGCAGCTTAAGCTTTAA
- a CDS encoding phosphatase, giving the protein MRTKRIGSVKGETAMRFIMDLHTHTVASGHAYSTLKENLEQARLRGLLAMGISDHASVPPAQPIPYYLRNFKVLTPYVLGIRLLKGVEANIIDFDGNIDVEGNELRRLDYAIASLHQQNLTPGSEAENTRALCGAMKHPMVKIIGHPNDGVYPVDFASVAKAAAESGVALELNNASLRQNSGRERPKALAVEMLKQCVRYGTWVIVGSDSHVFYDVGEFGEAEILLEEVGFPEAQIVNLDLSRLAHIGISV; this is encoded by the coding sequence GTGCGTACAAAACGAATCGGCAGCGTAAAGGGCGAGACGGCTATGCGATTTATCATGGATTTACATACCCATACCGTCGCCAGCGGGCACGCCTACAGTACGCTAAAGGAAAACCTCGAGCAGGCTAGGCTGCGCGGCCTGTTAGCGATGGGTATTTCCGATCACGCCAGCGTTCCGCCCGCCCAGCCAATACCCTACTACTTGCGAAACTTTAAGGTTTTGACGCCTTACGTATTGGGCATTCGGCTGCTCAAAGGCGTTGAAGCCAACATTATTGATTTTGACGGTAACATCGACGTTGAAGGCAATGAACTGCGACGCTTGGACTATGCGATCGCAAGCCTTCACCAGCAAAACCTGACGCCGGGAAGTGAAGCGGAGAACACGCGGGCGCTTTGTGGCGCCATGAAGCATCCGATGGTAAAAATCATCGGTCACCCAAACGACGGCGTGTATCCGGTAGACTTCGCCTCTGTGGCAAAGGCAGCGGCCGAAAGCGGCGTGGCGCTGGAGCTTAATAACGCATCTTTGCGGCAAAACTCGGGAAGGGAAAGGCCAAAAGCGCTGGCGGTGGAGATGCTGAAACAGTGCGTGCGCTACGGAACCTGGGTGATTGTCGGCAGCGATAGCCACGTTTTTTACGACGTCGGCGAGTTTGGCGAGGCGGAAATTCTGCTGGAAGAGGTTGGTTTTCCTGAGGCGCAGATAGTCAATCTTGACCTGTCGCGCCTCGCCCATATCGGCATTTCTGTTTAA
- a CDS encoding electron transfer flavoprotein subunit alpha/FixB family protein: MKISLVMDAASPTFMQQACELDGFLQRSNIGAVEVRLCLFYHASIPEKLPVLSASFSGVCWIQTPENAPTETMILPLLAHCQLENPELVLFPGLTWGAELAVRLACRTGGVSAAGVQRAEEDSGELCVQKSTYGNHMLATLALARRPYCLSVSREGVKAAEPALRSDSVQAFHLAIETLPSWLKGTESQRAEEASSLEQASMLLAVGQGVGSAAGAQRAAEAADAMGMAFGASRPVVMNAWCGMSQLLGMSGALTAPDLCLAAGVSGAPAFSVGIRHARFIVAINSDPQAAIFSQADVGIVDDMLPVLEALVECVQNESAA; this comes from the coding sequence ATGAAAATTTCACTGGTTATGGACGCCGCTTCGCCCACTTTTATGCAGCAGGCCTGTGAGCTTGACGGATTTTTACAGCGCAGCAATATAGGAGCTGTAGAGGTGCGCCTGTGCCTGTTTTATCACGCGTCTATTCCAGAAAAACTGCCGGTGCTGAGCGCGTCTTTTTCCGGCGTGTGTTGGATCCAGACGCCCGAAAATGCGCCGACGGAGACGATGATTCTGCCGCTGCTAGCCCACTGTCAGTTGGAAAACCCTGAGCTTGTTCTGTTTCCCGGGCTTACCTGGGGAGCCGAGCTGGCCGTCAGGCTGGCCTGCCGCACGGGCGGCGTTTCTGCCGCTGGGGTTCAGCGCGCAGAAGAGGATAGTGGGGAGCTTTGCGTTCAAAAGTCAACGTATGGAAACCACATGTTGGCGACGCTGGCATTGGCGCGCAGGCCGTACTGCCTGTCTGTATCCCGAGAGGGCGTAAAGGCGGCAGAGCCAGCCCTGCGTAGCGACAGCGTTCAAGCGTTTCATCTGGCGATAGAAACGCTGCCTAGTTGGCTAAAAGGCACTGAAAGTCAGCGAGCGGAAGAGGCGTCTTCGTTGGAACAGGCCTCCATGCTTCTCGCCGTAGGGCAGGGCGTCGGCAGCGCGGCGGGTGCGCAGCGGGCGGCAGAGGCTGCCGATGCGATGGGCATGGCGTTCGGCGCAAGCCGCCCGGTTGTGATGAACGCCTGGTGCGGCATGTCTCAGCTGCTTGGCATGTCCGGCGCGTTGACCGCTCCCGATCTTTGCCTAGCCGCTGGCGTTTCGGGGGCGCCCGCGTTTTCCGTCGGCATTCGCCACGCCAGATTTATTGTCGCCATCAATAGCGATCCACAGGCGGCTATCTTTTCTCAGGCCGACGTTGGGATTGTCGATGACATGCTCCCGGTGCTTGAAGCGCTGGTTGAGTGCGTACAAAACGAATCGGCAGCGTAA